Proteins encoded together in one Bradyrhizobium sp. CB82 window:
- a CDS encoding succinate dehydrogenase assembly factor 2 produces MTGTIRSSGGLDERRKRLLFRCWHRGTREMDLILGRFADAEIGNLSEGELTELERLLEVNDPDLYAAITGDKVLPADVAGALFARVKAFPVADGNA; encoded by the coding sequence ATGACGGGAACGATACGATCGAGCGGTGGCCTGGACGAGCGCCGCAAGCGGCTTCTGTTCCGCTGCTGGCACCGCGGCACGCGCGAAATGGACCTCATCCTTGGCCGCTTTGCCGACGCCGAGATCGGCAACCTCTCCGAGGGTGAGTTGACCGAGCTCGAGCGATTGCTCGAGGTCAACGATCCCGATCTCTATGCCGCCATCACCGGCGACAAGGTGCTGCCGGCCGATGTCGCCGGCGCACTGTTTGCCCGCGTCAAGGCATTTCCCGTTGCGGATGGCAACGCATGA
- the recG gene encoding ATP-dependent DNA helicase RecG, with product MRPSLLNPLFAAVTSLPGVGPKQDKLLRYLLGRDETPRLVDLLLHLPSQVVDRRARPKIRDAIPGSVVTLEVTIDRHRPPPPRNARAPYLVFASDDTGDVVLTFFRAKPGYVEKLLPIGEKRYVSGTLQMYDGIPQIVHPDRVLDEEAIAKLSGIDPVYPLTEGLALGSLRRAIAQALQKLPALPEWISPQIIRRCHFPPIVEALTRVHQPIELTDVLPDRPFWSRLAFDELLAGQLALALIRAQLRRPAGVRNAGDGHLRNKIIDALPYALTPSQRNAAAAIADDLKLPVRMLRLLQGDVGSGKTVVALLAAAAVAEVGKQAALMAPTEILARQHIKTIAPLAERAGLRVAILTGREKGKERRDILARLAKGEIDLLVGTHALIQDDVIFSALALAVVDEQHRFGVRERLALTSKGEAVDVLVLSATPIPRTLVLTYFGDMDVSELREKPAGRQPIDTRAVPMSRLSEVMDGVARALQSGKLVYWICPLVEESEAEGTEHLTNATERFESLQKRFGDRVGLVHGQMKGTEKDRVMAQFAAHEIGLLVATTVVEVGVDVPAATIMVIENAERFGLAQLHQLRGRIGRGSEASTCLLLYSEPLGEMSKARLKVIRETTDGFTIAEEDLKLRGEGDVLGVRQSGLPGYRIARSEVHSQLVTQARDEALRIMKDDPKLKGERGEALRCLLYLYERDEAIPLIGAG from the coding sequence ATGCGCCCGAGCCTGCTCAATCCGCTGTTTGCTGCCGTGACCAGCCTGCCCGGCGTCGGGCCGAAGCAGGACAAGCTGTTGCGCTATCTGCTCGGCCGCGATGAGACGCCGCGACTGGTCGACCTCCTGCTGCATCTGCCGAGTCAGGTCGTCGACCGACGGGCACGGCCAAAGATCCGCGACGCCATCCCCGGCTCCGTGGTGACGCTGGAGGTGACGATCGATCGCCACCGTCCGCCTCCGCCGCGCAATGCGCGCGCGCCGTATCTGGTCTTCGCCAGCGACGACACCGGCGACGTCGTGCTGACCTTCTTCCGCGCCAAGCCCGGCTATGTCGAAAAACTGCTGCCGATAGGCGAGAAGCGCTACGTCTCCGGCACGCTCCAGATGTACGACGGCATTCCGCAGATCGTACATCCCGACCGGGTGCTGGACGAGGAGGCCATCGCAAAACTTTCGGGAATTGATCCCGTTTATCCGCTCACCGAGGGTCTGGCGCTCGGCTCGCTTCGCCGCGCGATCGCGCAGGCGCTGCAAAAGCTGCCGGCCTTGCCGGAATGGATCAGCCCGCAGATCATCCGCCGCTGCCATTTCCCACCCATCGTGGAAGCGCTCACGCGTGTGCATCAGCCGATCGAGCTCACGGACGTGCTGCCAGACCGACCGTTCTGGTCACGGCTTGCTTTCGACGAATTGCTCGCCGGCCAGCTCGCGCTGGCGCTGATCCGCGCGCAATTGCGCAGGCCTGCGGGCGTGCGCAATGCAGGCGATGGCCATCTACGCAACAAGATCATCGACGCCCTGCCCTATGCGCTGACTCCCTCCCAGCGCAACGCCGCGGCCGCGATCGCCGACGATCTGAAACTACCCGTGCGCATGCTGCGCCTGCTTCAGGGCGACGTCGGCTCCGGCAAGACCGTGGTGGCGCTGTTAGCTGCCGCCGCCGTCGCGGAAGTCGGCAAGCAGGCCGCGCTGATGGCGCCGACCGAAATTCTGGCGCGCCAGCACATCAAGACCATTGCGCCGCTCGCCGAGCGCGCCGGCTTGCGGGTTGCGATCCTCACCGGGCGCGAAAAGGGCAAGGAGCGGCGCGACATCCTCGCGCGGCTTGCCAAGGGCGAGATCGATCTTCTGGTCGGAACCCACGCGCTGATCCAGGACGACGTGATCTTCAGTGCGCTCGCCCTTGCGGTCGTCGACGAGCAGCATCGCTTTGGCGTGCGCGAGCGCCTGGCGCTGACCTCGAAGGGCGAGGCCGTCGACGTGCTGGTGCTGAGCGCCACGCCCATCCCGCGCACGCTGGTGCTGACCTATTTCGGCGACATGGACGTCTCGGAGCTGCGCGAGAAGCCGGCCGGCCGGCAGCCGATCGACACCCGCGCCGTGCCGATGAGCCGGCTTTCCGAGGTCATGGATGGCGTCGCCCGTGCGCTGCAATCCGGCAAGCTGGTCTATTGGATCTGCCCGTTGGTCGAGGAATCCGAGGCGGAGGGTACCGAGCACCTGACCAATGCGACCGAACGCTTCGAGAGCCTGCAAAAGCGTTTTGGCGATCGTGTCGGCCTGGTCCACGGCCAGATGAAGGGCACCGAGAAGGACCGCGTGATGGCGCAGTTCGCCGCCCACGAGATCGGACTTCTGGTCGCCACCACCGTCGTCGAGGTCGGCGTCGATGTCCCGGCGGCCACCATCATGGTGATCGAGAACGCCGAGCGCTTTGGCCTGGCCCAGCTCCACCAGTTGCGCGGCCGCATCGGACGCGGCTCGGAAGCCTCCACCTGCCTCCTGCTCTACTCAGAGCCGCTCGGCGAGATGTCGAAAGCACGGCTGAAGGTGATCCGCGAGACCACGGACGGCTTTACGATCGCCGAGGAGGATCTGAAATTGCGCGGCGAAGGCGACGTGTTGGGCGTGCGCCAGAGCGGCCTGCCCGGCTACCGCATTGCGCGCTCCGAGGTGCACAGCCAACTCGTCACGCAGGCCCGCGACGAGGCGCTGCGCATCATGAAGGACGACCCGAAGCTGAAGGGCGAGCGCGGCGAAGCGCTGCGCTGCCTGCTGTATCTGTACGAGCGGGACGAAGCCATTCCGCTGATCGGTGCGGGCTGA
- the mfd gene encoding transcription-repair coupling factor translates to MKQALKSPAEFLVPGRSLTLANVAEGAEGLVVSDLARAIAARPKKSAVSLAVICRDGPRMQQLERALQFFAPDLPVLQFPAWDCQPYDRVSPHGGILAQRLTTLARLASLTGSDKPLIVLTTVNAIAQRVPSRDLVAAQALSLAPGNVVPMDTIVAWLEHNGYGRSSTVREPGEYAVRGGILDLFPAGLDQPVRFDFFGDSLESIRSFDAETQRTLLDMRSLDLVPISEFQLVTETIRRFRMGYVAEFGAPERDDALYEAVSEGRRHPGMEHWLPLFQERMDTLFDYLQGAAVAIEPQAEDAIRERFKQILDYYQARRDALEHPTGGAVYKPLPPDRLYLTEEEWTKREAAIPLVRLTQFSVPADGTSVVDAGARKGRDFAPERNDSAVNVFEAVVAHVMALQAQRKKVVVALWTEGSRDRMTSMLRDHKLTHTTSVNNWRTVQATPRNETMLAVLGLESGFETDEIALISEQDILGDRLVRPRKASRKLDNFISEVTSLAAGDIVVHVDHGIGRFVGLQTLEVGGAPHDCLELHYAAETKLFLPVENIELLSRYGSDQTTVELDRLGGSGWQTRKAKLKNRIREIAGELIKIAAERQLHEAPKLPVQPGLYDEFCARFPYDETEDQLGAIESTLRDLDRGRPMDRLICGDVGFGKTEVALRAAFAVALDGKQVAVVVPTTLLARQHHKTFTERFRGFPVQVAQASRLVATKQLNQVKKGITDGSVDIVVGTHALLGRAIKFRDLGLLIVDEEQHFGVSHKERLKQLRAEVHVLTLSATPIPRTLQLALTGVRELSIIASPPVDRLAVRTFVAPHDPLMIREALLRERYRGGQAFYVVPRIDDLAEIKDFLDKNVPEMKVAVAHGQMPPAVIEDIMTAFYDGKFDILLSTTIVESGLDIPNANTLIVHRADMFGLAQLYQLRGRVGRSKLRAYALFTLPAQLKITAQAERRLTVLQSLETLGAGFQLASHDLDIRGAGNLLGEEQSGHIKEVGFELYQSMLEEAIVNLKAGVSEPAADRWSPSITIGMPVLIPEDYVGDLSVRLSLYRRLADLDTEEEIENFAAEMRDRFGVLPDEVRYLFKIAAIKAYCRRANVEKVDAGPKGAVIVFRDNSFAHPDRLVSFIRSHGDAAKVRPDMKVVFFQDWETPEERLAGTTEILRQLAQLAASKKAA, encoded by the coding sequence ATGAAACAGGCGTTGAAATCGCCGGCCGAGTTCCTCGTGCCCGGCCGCTCGCTGACGCTTGCCAATGTCGCCGAGGGCGCCGAGGGCCTCGTCGTCTCCGATCTCGCACGCGCGATCGCAGCGCGGCCGAAGAAATCCGCCGTCAGCCTCGCAGTGATCTGCCGCGACGGGCCGCGCATGCAGCAGCTCGAGCGCGCGCTGCAATTCTTTGCGCCCGACTTGCCGGTGCTCCAGTTTCCGGCCTGGGACTGCCAGCCCTATGACCGTGTCTCGCCGCATGGCGGGATCCTGGCCCAGCGCCTGACCACGCTCGCGCGGCTTGCCTCGCTCACCGGCAGCGACAAGCCGCTGATTGTGCTGACCACCGTGAACGCCATCGCGCAGCGCGTGCCGTCGCGCGATCTGGTCGCGGCGCAGGCGCTCTCGCTCGCGCCGGGCAATGTCGTGCCGATGGACACCATCGTCGCCTGGCTCGAGCACAATGGCTACGGCCGCTCCTCGACAGTGCGCGAGCCCGGCGAATATGCCGTACGCGGTGGCATCCTCGACCTGTTCCCGGCCGGCCTCGACCAGCCCGTCCGATTCGACTTCTTCGGCGACAGCCTGGAATCGATCCGCTCCTTCGATGCCGAGACCCAGCGCACGCTCTTGGACATGCGCTCGCTCGACCTGGTGCCGATCTCGGAATTTCAGCTCGTCACCGAGACCATCCGCCGCTTTCGCATGGGCTATGTCGCCGAGTTCGGTGCGCCCGAGCGCGACGATGCGCTCTACGAGGCCGTCAGCGAAGGCCGCCGCCATCCCGGCATGGAGCATTGGCTGCCGCTGTTCCAGGAGCGGATGGACACGCTGTTCGACTATCTGCAAGGCGCGGCCGTCGCGATCGAGCCACAGGCCGAGGACGCGATCCGCGAACGCTTCAAGCAGATCCTGGATTACTATCAGGCGCGCCGCGATGCGCTGGAGCATCCGACCGGTGGTGCCGTCTACAAGCCGCTGCCGCCTGATCGGCTGTATCTGACCGAAGAGGAGTGGACGAAGCGGGAAGCCGCGATCCCGCTGGTGCGGCTGACGCAGTTCTCGGTGCCCGCCGACGGCACCAGCGTCGTCGATGCCGGCGCGCGGAAGGGCCGAGACTTTGCCCCCGAGCGCAATGACAGTGCCGTCAACGTCTTCGAGGCCGTGGTGGCGCATGTGATGGCCTTGCAGGCCCAGCGCAAAAAAGTCGTCGTCGCACTCTGGACCGAAGGCTCTCGCGACCGCATGACCTCGATGCTGCGCGACCACAAGCTGACGCATACGACCAGCGTCAATAACTGGCGCACCGTGCAGGCGACCCCGCGCAACGAGACCATGCTCGCCGTGCTGGGCCTGGAGAGCGGGTTCGAGACTGACGAGATCGCGCTCATCAGCGAGCAGGACATCCTCGGCGACCGCCTGGTGCGCCCGCGCAAAGCGAGCCGCAAGCTCGACAATTTCATCTCGGAGGTGACGAGCCTTGCGGCCGGCGACATCGTCGTCCACGTCGATCATGGCATCGGCCGCTTCGTCGGCTTGCAGACGCTGGAGGTCGGCGGCGCGCCGCATGACTGTCTCGAGCTGCATTATGCCGCCGAGACAAAGCTGTTCCTGCCGGTCGAGAACATCGAACTGCTCTCGCGCTACGGCTCCGACCAGACCACGGTCGAGCTCGACAGGCTCGGGGGTTCCGGCTGGCAGACGCGCAAGGCCAAGCTGAAGAATCGCATCCGCGAAATCGCGGGCGAACTGATCAAGATTGCTGCGGAACGCCAATTGCACGAGGCGCCAAAGCTGCCGGTGCAGCCCGGCCTCTATGACGAATTCTGCGCGCGCTTTCCCTATGACGAGACTGAGGACCAGCTCGGGGCGATCGAGTCCACGCTTAGGGATCTCGATCGCGGCCGTCCCATGGACCGGCTGATCTGCGGCGACGTCGGCTTTGGCAAGACGGAGGTCGCGTTGCGCGCGGCCTTTGCGGTCGCGCTCGATGGCAAGCAGGTAGCCGTGGTGGTGCCGACCACGCTGCTGGCGCGTCAGCACCACAAGACCTTCACCGAGCGATTCCGCGGTTTCCCCGTGCAGGTCGCGCAGGCTTCGCGCCTAGTTGCGACCAAGCAGCTCAACCAGGTCAAGAAGGGCATCACCGACGGCTCGGTCGACATCGTTGTCGGCACCCACGCGCTGCTCGGCAGGGCGATCAAGTTCCGCGACCTCGGTCTTCTGATCGTCGACGAGGAGCAGCACTTTGGCGTCAGCCACAAGGAGCGGCTGAAACAGCTGCGCGCCGAGGTGCACGTGCTGACGCTGTCGGCGACGCCAATCCCGCGCACGCTGCAATTGGCACTCACCGGCGTGCGTGAGCTCTCGATCATCGCCTCGCCCCCGGTCGACCGACTCGCGGTCCGCACCTTCGTCGCCCCGCATGATCCCCTCATGATCCGCGAGGCGCTGCTGCGCGAACGCTATCGCGGCGGGCAGGCGTTCTACGTGGTGCCGCGGATCGACGACTTGGCGGAGATCAAGGACTTCCTCGACAAGAACGTGCCGGAGATGAAGGTCGCGGTCGCGCACGGGCAGATGCCGCCCGCCGTGATCGAGGACATCATGACGGCGTTCTATGACGGCAAGTTCGACATCCTGCTCTCGACCACGATCGTCGAGTCCGGCCTCGACATCCCCAATGCCAACACGCTGATCGTGCACCGCGCCGATATGTTCGGCCTTGCCCAGCTCTACCAGCTCCGCGGGCGCGTCGGCCGCTCGAAGCTGCGCGCCTATGCGCTGTTCACGCTGCCGGCGCAGCTGAAGATCACCGCGCAGGCCGAGCGTCGGCTCACCGTGCTGCAATCGCTGGAGACGCTCGGCGCCGGCTTCCAGCTCGCCTCGCACGACCTCGACATCCGCGGCGCCGGCAATCTGCTCGGCGAGGAGCAGTCGGGCCATATCAAGGAGGTCGGATTCGAGCTCTACCAATCGATGCTTGAAGAGGCGATCGTCAATCTCAAGGCCGGTGTCTCCGAGCCCGCCGCCGACCGCTGGTCGCCGTCGATCACGATCGGCATGCCCGTGCTCATCCCGGAAGATTACGTCGGCGACCTCTCGGTGCGGCTGTCGCTCTACCGGCGGCTGGCCGATCTCGACACCGAGGAGGAGATCGAGAACTTTGCCGCCGAAATGCGCGACCGTTTCGGCGTGCTGCCCGACGAGGTGCGCTATCTCTTCAAGATCGCGGCGATCAAGGCCTATTGCCGGCGCGCCAATGTCGAGAAGGTCGATGCCGGCCCGAAGGGCGCGGTCATCGTCTTCCGCGACAACTCCTTTGCCCATCCAGACCGCCTGGTGTCGTTCATCCGCAGCCACGGCGACGCTGCGAAGGTGCGGCCCGACATGAAGGTGGTGTTCTTCCAGGATTGGGAGACGCCGGAAGAACGCCTCGCGGGCACGACCGAGATCCTGCGCCAGCTCGCGCAACTCGCCGCGAGCAAGAAGGCGGCTTAG